In Streptomyces chartreusis, the following proteins share a genomic window:
- a CDS encoding ABC transporter permease, whose amino-acid sequence MSMTQQAEPAVTTPPASGPGKESDGRTRQRPLALRLLARPEVGVFLGAVAVLIFFLITAPAVRDGSSMANILYQSSTIGIMALPVALLMIGGEFDLSAGVAVITSALTASMVSYQLTMNVWVGVIVALIVSLAVGLFNGWLLVKTGLPSFLVTLGTFLILQGVNLAVTKLVTGNVATDDISDMDGFEQAKALFASSFDIGGVQVKITVVWWLVFAALATWVLLRTKYGNWIFAVGGNQGSARAVGVPVTFTKISLFMLVGFGAWFVGMHQLFSFNTVQSGEGVGQELIYIAAAVIGGCLLTGGAGSAIGPVFGAFMFGMVQQGIVYAGWNPDWFKAFLGVMLLGAVLINLWVQRTATRR is encoded by the coding sequence ATGAGCATGACCCAACAGGCTGAGCCGGCGGTGACCACACCGCCGGCCTCCGGCCCCGGCAAGGAATCCGACGGGCGGACCCGGCAGCGGCCCCTTGCGCTGCGCCTCCTCGCCCGTCCCGAGGTCGGCGTCTTCCTCGGCGCCGTCGCGGTGCTGATCTTCTTCCTCATCACGGCCCCGGCCGTGCGTGACGGCAGCTCGATGGCGAACATCCTGTATCAGTCGTCGACGATCGGGATCATGGCGCTCCCGGTCGCGCTGCTGATGATCGGCGGCGAGTTCGACCTGTCCGCCGGTGTCGCCGTGATCACCTCGGCCCTGACCGCGAGCATGGTCAGCTACCAGCTGACGATGAACGTCTGGGTCGGCGTGATCGTCGCCCTGATCGTGTCGCTCGCGGTCGGCCTGTTCAACGGCTGGCTGCTGGTCAAGACCGGGCTCCCGAGTTTCCTGGTCACCCTCGGCACGTTCCTGATCCTCCAGGGCGTGAACCTCGCCGTGACCAAGCTGGTCACCGGCAACGTCGCGACCGACGACATCAGTGACATGGACGGCTTCGAGCAGGCCAAGGCCCTGTTCGCGTCCTCCTTCGACATCGGCGGCGTCCAGGTCAAGATCACCGTGGTGTGGTGGCTGGTCTTCGCGGCGCTGGCCACGTGGGTGCTGTTGCGTACCAAGTACGGCAACTGGATCTTCGCGGTCGGCGGCAACCAGGGCAGCGCCCGCGCCGTCGGTGTGCCGGTGACGTTCACGAAGATCTCGCTGTTCATGCTGGTCGGCTTCGGCGCCTGGTTCGTCGGCATGCACCAGCTGTTCTCGTTCAACACGGTGCAGTCCGGCGAGGGCGTGGGCCAGGAGCTCATCTACATCGCCGCGGCCGTGATCGGCGGCTGTCTGCTGACCGGTGGTGCCGGTTCCGCGATCGGTCCGGTCTTCGGTGCCTTCATGTTCGGCATGGTCCAGCAGGGCATCGTCTACGCCGGCTGGAACCCGGACTGGTTCAAGGCCTTCCTCGGCGTGATGCTCCTCGGCGCCGTTCTCATCAATCTGTGGGTCCAGCGCACGGCGACCCGGAGGTGA